The proteins below come from a single Burkholderia sp. FERM BP-3421 genomic window:
- a CDS encoding EF-hand domain-containing protein: MKKQSLIAWSALCVAGLAMVPAARAQDSADAAPDRAAQAQLGDPYVPPAARKPTAGTQTTGAALHAQVVDKLARQFAAADSRNTGSVTEAQARAAGLGYVANNFKQIDTNRSGRVSFADVQRYMQTQSATQK, encoded by the coding sequence ATGAAGAAACAATCGCTCATCGCCTGGTCGGCATTGTGCGTCGCGGGTCTGGCCATGGTCCCGGCGGCGCGTGCGCAGGACAGCGCGGACGCCGCGCCGGATCGCGCCGCCCAGGCGCAGCTCGGCGACCCGTACGTGCCGCCGGCGGCGCGCAAGCCGACGGCCGGCACCCAGACCACCGGCGCGGCGCTGCATGCGCAAGTGGTGGACAAGCTCGCGCGCCAGTTCGCCGCCGCCGACTCGCGCAACACCGGCAGCGTGACCGAGGCGCAGGCGCGCGCGGCCGGCCTCGGCTACGTCGCGAACAACTTCAAGCAGATCGATACGAACCGCAGCGGCCGCGTATCGTTCGCCGACGTGCAGCGCTACATGCAGACGCAAAGCGCGACGCAGAAATAA